The genomic stretch CGCTCCCGGAGGGGCGGTACCTGACCAACGAACCGATCGACGCGGCCGCGCTGGGGGAGTGGCGGGAGAAGCTGCGGGTGAGCCCGTACTTCCCGGTCGGCACGACGTACGCGGAGATGTTCGTCAAGGGCCGGCGGCTGACCAACGTCGAGGAGGAATCGGCGGGGGAGCAGGCCGGGGTCCAGGCGTTCGGTCTCCCCGAGCAGCGGGGTGCCGCGTCCGCGGTGCCCGACCGGCTGACGTTCGGCACCGGCGTCGTCGCGGGCTTCCTGGCCCGGGTGATCCGCGAGCCGGGCATCGCCCTGCGCCTGGAGCACCGGGTGACCGAGCTGCTGACCGACGACGACGGCGCGGTCGTCGGGGTGCGGGCGGAGAGCCCCGCCGGCCCGGTGGAGGCGCGGGGCCCCGTGGTGCTGGCGACGAGCACGTACGACTGGGACCCGGAGCTGGTGCAGGAGCTGGTCGGCCTCGGACCCGAGGACTTCGGCAGCGTGGCACCGCGGACCATCCGGGGCGACGGCATCCGCCTCGCCCGTGCCGTGGGGGGCGCGATCGCCCAGCTGCCCGCCACCGCCATCCCGATGCTGCCCGGCTGGCCCAGCGACACCGGGGTCGGGTTCGCGTACGGGCCCGACTACGCCATGCCGCACTCCATGATCGTCGACCGCACCGGCAACCGGTACTGCGACGACTCCTACTGGGTGGACATCGTCGAGAAGACCATGGACCCGGCCGACCGGCACCTGCCCTTCTTCCTCGTCTTCGACGAGCAGCACCACCAGAAGTACGGCCTGGGCGCCACCCTCCCCGGCGGGGAGTACCCGGCCGGTCTGGTCACCTCGGCGCCCACCCTGCGCGAGCTCGGGGAGGCGCTCGGGATCGACGGCGAGCAGCTGGAGAAGACCGCCGCCGCGTTCAGCGAGAACGCGCGGCAGGGCGTCGACCCCGACTTCGGCCGCGGCAGCGTGGAGTACGTGCGGCGCTTCGCCGGCGACCCGGCCAACGAGCCGAACCCGGTCCTGGGGCCGGTGGAGCAGGCCCCGTTCCACGGCCTCCGCCTGCGATTCGTGGGCACCGCGATCGGCACCAGCGGCGTGCGGATCGACGGCGACGGGCGCGTCCTCGACGAGGGCGGGACGGCGATCAGCGGC from Blastococcus sp. PRF04-17 encodes the following:
- a CDS encoding FAD-dependent oxidoreductase, with the translated sequence MSDNNEIVVVGAGLSGLATALGLALRGKQVTVFEAGELLGGAAAYSGGQVWCAANHVAVRQGIEGDTLELGERYVRAIAHSHPEVLDEQAMRRWLEVSPDALRYWEDVEAIRWTVIPGLADYHNEADGALPEGRYLTNEPIDAAALGEWREKLRVSPYFPVGTTYAEMFVKGRRLTNVEEESAGEQAGVQAFGLPEQRGAASAVPDRLTFGTGVVAGFLARVIREPGIALRLEHRVTELLTDDDGAVVGVRAESPAGPVEARGPVVLATSTYDWDPELVQELVGLGPEDFGSVAPRTIRGDGIRLARAVGGAIAQLPATAIPMLPGWPSDTGVGFAYGPDYAMPHSMIVDRTGNRYCDDSYWVDIVEKTMDPADRHLPFFLVFDEQHHQKYGLGATLPGGEYPAGLVTSAPTLRELGEALGIDGEQLEKTAAAFSENARQGVDPDFGRGSVEYVRRFAGDPANEPNPVLGPVEQAPFHGLRLRFVGTAIGTSGVRIDGDGRVLDEGGTAISGLYAVGSCAALTTVGTGYNSGIALGRGLTLAYLVSNELGGTPVD